From Helicobacter anatolicus, the proteins below share one genomic window:
- the pyrG gene encoding glutamine hydrolyzing CTP synthase: MQSKYLFVTGGVLSSLGKGISSSSIATLLKAAGFKVSILKIDPYINVDPGTMSPLEHGEVFVTADGAETDLDIGHYERFLDTSLEKSNNFTTGQVYLSVIENERQGKYLGKTIQVVPHIVDEIKYRIKEVAKGNDFLVVELGGTVGDIEGMPYLEAMRQMKHELGFKRVISIHVTLIPYIKAAGELKTKPTQHSVQELRRIGISPQIILARSEKPLSKDLKKKLALSCDVDDDSVIVAEDAKSIYQCPLNFLKEGVLNAIARHFGIENITPNMDDWDVLVKKIISPKNTISIGFVGKYLDLKESYKSLTEALVHAGANLDTCIDIKWIDSEKLSQENITELSDVDGVLIPGGFGSRGVEGKICAITYARENKIPFLGICLGMQLSILEFLRNVVQIKEADSVEFNPNTKEPAIYLIEDFIDQNGQAQIRTHKSPMGGTMRLGEYECILKKDSVIYQSYNRQEIIKERHRHRYEANPKYKPMLEKYGMFVSGESKNQLIEAVEIKDHPFFVAVQFHPEFTSRLKNPNLIILDFVRQSLKNKK; encoded by the coding sequence ATGCAATCAAAATATCTATTTGTTACAGGAGGGGTTTTAAGTTCGTTGGGCAAGGGGATTTCCTCTTCATCCATTGCTACTTTATTAAAGGCAGCGGGGTTTAAGGTTTCGATTTTAAAGATTGACCCTTATATTAATGTGGATCCGGGGACGATGAGTCCATTAGAGCATGGAGAAGTCTTTGTAACAGCGGATGGTGCAGAAACAGATTTGGATATTGGACATTATGAGAGATTTTTGGATACTAGTCTTGAAAAAAGTAATAATTTTACAACAGGACAAGTTTATCTTTCTGTAATTGAAAATGAAAGACAAGGGAAATATCTTGGTAAAACCATTCAAGTGGTACCACATATTGTTGATGAAATCAAATATCGAATCAAAGAAGTTGCAAAAGGTAATGATTTTTTAGTAGTTGAGCTTGGTGGTACGGTGGGGGATATTGAAGGAATGCCATATCTTGAAGCAATGCGTCAAATGAAGCATGAGCTTGGGTTTAAAAGAGTAATTAGTATTCATGTGACTTTGATTCCTTATATTAAGGCAGCAGGCGAGTTAAAGACAAAACCCACACAACATTCTGTTCAAGAATTGCGTCGTATAGGTATTAGTCCGCAAATTATTTTAGCTAGATCAGAAAAACCTTTAAGTAAAGATTTAAAAAAGAAACTTGCTTTAAGTTGTGATGTTGATGATGATAGTGTTATTGTTGCAGAGGATGCAAAAAGTATCTATCAGTGTCCATTAAATTTCTTAAAGGAGGGTGTATTAAATGCAATTGCAAGGCACTTTGGGATAGAAAATATCACCCCTAATATGGACGATTGGGATGTTTTGGTTAAAAAAATTATTTCCCCAAAAAATACTATTTCTATTGGTTTTGTAGGGAAATATCTCGATCTTAAAGAATCTTATAAATCCTTGACTGAAGCGTTAGTGCATGCAGGAGCAAATCTTGATACTTGTATTGATATTAAATGGATTGATAGTGAAAAACTTTCTCAAGAAAATATTACTGAACTTAGTGATGTAGATGGAGTTTTGATTCCGGGGGGATTTGGAAGCAGAGGAGTTGAAGGAAAAATTTGCGCAATTACTTATGCAAGAGAAAACAAGATTCCTTTTTTGGGGATTTGTTTGGGTATGCAACTTTCGATTTTGGAATTTTTGCGTAATGTTGTGCAAATCAAGGAAGCAGATTCTGTAGAATTTAATCCTAACACTAAAGAGCCGGCTATTTATCTTATTGAAGATTTTATTGATCAAAATGGACAAGCACAAATTAGAACACATAAATCCCCAATGGGAGGAACAATGCGTTTAGGTGAGTATGAATGTATTTTGAAAAAAGATTCTGTGATTTATCAAAGCTATAATAGACAAGAAATTATTAAAGAACGCCATCGTCATCGTTATGAGGCAAATCCAAAGTATAAACCTATGTTGGAAAAATATGGTATGTTTGTAAGTGGAGAATCTAAAAACCAACTTATTGAAGCAGTGGAAATTAAAGATCATCCATTTTTTGTTGCAGTGCAGTTTCATCCAGAATTTACTTCAAGATTAAAAAACCCCAATCTCATAATCTTAGATTTTGTAAGACAAAGTTTAAAAAATAAAAAATAA
- a CDS encoding RluA family pseudouridine synthase, translated as MPFVTKEFFLTDSTKAFMFLENSLGYSSKEAQKIIDKARLYYPNGEIIKKSQVIFGKVCLDVFEPQVFLKPIFVHRDFAIFHKPYNLLTHPKGKFSHQSLCDSIKGIFGKDANPVHRLDFETSGIILASLHKDAEIKLKKMFEANMVRKIYRAWVWGRIEKEMMIDLKILSPNKEQKKQSLGIRSRIDKNGKEALTFIKPLDIREDRTLLEIFPITGRTHQIRIHLFAIGHSIINEPLYGVDDKEACLYLDHKLESKKQLFLHARSLDFCYEGQRYFFSVDENFLDLGK; from the coding sequence ATGCCATTTGTAACAAAAGAATTTTTTCTTACAGATTCTACAAAAGCTTTTATGTTTTTGGAAAACTCTTTAGGATATTCTAGTAAAGAGGCACAAAAAATTATTGATAAAGCAAGATTGTATTATCCTAATGGGGAGATTATTAAAAAATCTCAAGTAATTTTTGGCAAAGTGTGTTTGGATGTTTTTGAACCACAGGTTTTTTTAAAGCCTATTTTTGTGCATAGAGATTTTGCAATTTTTCATAAACCTTATAATCTTTTAACACATCCTAAGGGTAAATTTTCTCATCAAAGTTTATGTGATAGTATTAAGGGGATTTTTGGAAAAGATGCTAATCCTGTACACCGGTTAGATTTTGAAACCAGTGGAATTATACTTGCAAGTTTGCATAAAGATGCAGAAATTAAACTTAAGAAAATGTTTGAAGCTAATATGGTGCGAAAAATTTATCGTGCGTGGGTATGGGGAAGAATAGAAAAAGAAATGATGATAGATTTAAAAATCCTTTCACCAAATAAAGAACAGAAAAAACAAAGCCTTGGCATACGCTCAAGAATTGATAAAAATGGTAAAGAAGCATTGACTTTTATTAAGCCTTTGGATATTAGAGAAGATAGGACACTTTTAGAGATATTTCCTATTACAGGGCGTACGCATCAAATTAGAATCCATCTTTTTGCTATTGGGCATAGTATTATTAACGAGCCTTTATATGGCGTAGATGACAAGGAGGCATGTTTGTATTTAGATCATAAACTTGAGAGTAAAAAGCAATTATTTTTACATGCAAGAAGTCTTGATTTTTGTTATGAAGGACAGAGATATTTTTTTAGTGTAGATGAAAATTTTTTAGATTTGGGCAAATAA
- a CDS encoding type II secretion system F family protein yields MNKYKIIGIKNGKKKIKTLRAKTPEEAKNKALSLQITPIEIYPHKQWHFFSSIKKETLILCFEQMILLLHSFLPLDEIIMHCANTQNTKLNLILMCVFQNLKEGKDLKTSFLVFGKTLKPLHYMLIESGEKTGRLVEHFTLIKQDLQEQNRYKKRMQKALFYPMIVFFSIIMAFFLAISLIIPEFQGFFDNNQAKLPWITMSLIALDSFIKNFFPLIILCIILCIGIFIIFYRKQKCKIFVHKLFLKIPLIKNIILYYRLDVFFQTLYFFQITGNDIKHSLYTNLELLDNQFLKQDFLKIYFFINEGNTLKHSFSQSHFLDSITLALLSSGEESGKIDKVFLHIAERYRMLHQNILENLLLYLEPLATFFSAIMVLYLTIGIFLPIWNLQDIAL; encoded by the coding sequence TCAAAACCCTTAGAGCCAAAACACCAGAAGAAGCAAAGAATAAAGCATTAAGTTTGCAAATTACCCCTATTGAAATTTACCCACACAAACAATGGCATTTTTTTTCTTCCATAAAAAAGGAAACATTAATTTTATGCTTTGAGCAAATGATTTTATTATTACATTCTTTTTTACCCCTTGATGAAATTATTATGCATTGTGCAAATACTCAAAACACCAAACTAAATTTAATTCTTATGTGCGTATTTCAAAACCTCAAAGAAGGAAAAGACCTAAAAACAAGCTTTTTGGTATTTGGCAAAACCCTAAAACCTCTACATTATATGCTTATAGAATCTGGCGAAAAAACTGGAAGACTTGTGGAACATTTCACACTTATTAAACAAGATTTACAAGAACAAAATCGCTACAAAAAGCGTATGCAAAAAGCTCTTTTTTATCCTATGATTGTATTTTTCAGTATTATCATGGCATTTTTTCTTGCAATCTCTTTGATCATTCCAGAATTTCAAGGATTTTTTGACAACAATCAAGCCAAACTCCCCTGGATCACAATGAGTCTAATTGCTCTAGATTCTTTTATAAAAAACTTTTTTCCTCTCATCATTTTGTGTATTATTTTATGTATTGGAATTTTTATTATTTTTTATAGAAAACAAAAATGTAAAATCTTTGTACATAAACTATTTTTAAAAATCCCACTAATTAAAAATATTATTTTATATTATCGCCTTGATGTTTTCTTTCAAACCTTGTATTTTTTTCAAATCACAGGCAATGATATCAAACATAGTCTCTATACAAATTTAGAACTCTTAGATAATCAATTTTTAAAACAAGATTTCTTAAAAATCTATTTTTTTATCAATGAGGGCAATACCCTCAAGCACTCATTTTCTCAAAGTCACTTTTTAGATTCTATTACTTTAGCACTTTTATCTAGTGGAGAAGAAAGCGGAAAAATTGATAAAGTATTTTTACATATTGCAGAACGCTATAGAATGCTACATCAAAATATTCTGGAAAATTTACTACTATATCTGGAGCCACTAGCCACTTTTTTTAGTGCAATAATGGTGCTTTATCTCACTATTGGAATCTTTCTGCCTATTTGGAATTTACAAGACATTGCACTCTAA
- the recJ gene encoding single-stranded-DNA-specific exonuclease RecJ, with protein MKYILESRFINDSFSSLKDLPHPYVFKDMEKGASLVKECINKQQKILIVGDYDVDGTLASVIMMRFFALLGYKNVAYYIPNRFSDGYGVSVEIIKRYESDLIITVDNGISAIDVGEYCFEKQKKLIITDHHAVQDRIPRADALINPQQENCDFPQDSICGAAVAWYFCNAIKIALKKDISLVFLLKYVAIATIADMMPLVELNRIFVKKGLEIFEKSELLEDILLKTLLKSPLITAQDVAFYITPLLNSAGRIKDAGLVCEFFLAKDEQETHKNFTLLKELNQERKDLAQKITLELEHHLVENDFCVVAYHEDWNEGVLGILAAKLANIKNKPAFVFRLKDGVLKGSGRSGGLIDIFQTLLPDNDNFVRFGGHSEAVGISITLEFLESFLDIFAKRQIYKEEKETEVLGELLLIDINRRLLDVVRSFEPYGQGNPVPQFLVKDAKIYKSKTLKDLHQKFELENQVQAIEFFSEDFYKQNDRIDFYCTLQEEHYKKTPMLVIKKILCHL; from the coding sequence GTGAAATATATTTTAGAATCACGATTTATTAATGATTCTTTTTCTTCACTAAAAGATCTTCCTCATCCCTATGTTTTTAAAGATATGGAAAAGGGAGCAAGTCTTGTTAAAGAATGTATAAATAAGCAACAAAAAATTTTAATTGTTGGTGATTATGATGTAGATGGTACTTTGGCAAGTGTAATCATGATGCGTTTTTTTGCATTGCTAGGGTATAAAAATGTTGCATATTATATCCCTAATCGTTTTAGTGATGGTTATGGGGTGAGTGTAGAAATTATTAAAAGATATGAAAGTGATTTAATAATTACCGTGGATAATGGTATTAGTGCTATTGATGTAGGGGAATATTGTTTTGAGAAACAAAAAAAACTTATTATTACAGATCATCATGCTGTGCAAGATAGGATTCCTAGAGCAGATGCGCTTATAAATCCACAGCAAGAAAATTGTGATTTTCCACAAGATAGTATTTGTGGTGCGGCAGTGGCATGGTATTTTTGTAATGCTATAAAAATTGCATTAAAAAAAGATATTTCCTTAGTTTTTTTATTGAAATATGTTGCTATTGCAACTATTGCAGATATGATGCCTTTAGTAGAGCTTAATCGGATTTTTGTAAAAAAAGGTTTAGAAATTTTTGAAAAATCAGAATTGTTGGAAGATATTTTATTAAAAACCTTGCTTAAATCTCCCTTGATTACCGCACAAGATGTGGCATTTTACATTACTCCTTTATTAAATAGTGCGGGCAGAATTAAAGATGCGGGACTTGTGTGTGAATTTTTTCTTGCAAAAGATGAGCAGGAGACACATAAAAACTTTACTCTTTTAAAAGAATTAAATCAGGAACGCAAAGATCTTGCCCAAAAAATTACACTAGAGTTGGAACACCATCTTGTTGAAAATGATTTTTGTGTTGTTGCTTATCATGAAGATTGGAATGAAGGTGTTTTGGGGATTTTGGCAGCAAAACTTGCAAATATTAAAAACAAACCTGCTTTTGTTTTTCGTCTTAAAGATGGAGTTTTAAAAGGGAGCGGACGAAGTGGTGGTTTGATCGACATTTTTCAAACACTTTTGCCCGATAATGATAATTTTGTACGTTTTGGAGGGCATTCTGAAGCAGTGGGGATTAGTATTACATTGGAGTTTTTAGAAAGCTTCTTGGATATATTTGCAAAAAGACAAATTTATAAAGAAGAAAAGGAAACCGAAGTTTTAGGGGAGCTTTTATTGATTGATATTAATAGAAGATTACTAGATGTAGTACGGAGTTTTGAGCCGTATGGACAAGGCAATCCTGTACCACAATTTCTTGTTAAAGATGCAAAAATTTATAAAAGTAAAACTTTAAAGGATTTGCATCAAAAATTTGAATTAGAAAATCAAGTGCAAGCAATAGAATTTTTTAGTGAAGATTTTTATAAACAAAATGATCGAATTGATTTTTATTGTACATTGCAAGAAGAGCATTATAAAAAAACTCCAATGCTTGTGATTAAAAAAATTTTATGCCATTTGTAA